A single region of the Salvia splendens isolate huo1 chromosome 18, SspV2, whole genome shotgun sequence genome encodes:
- the LOC121776407 gene encoding CASP-like protein 1 yields MTSSTEIPPVPEPEPVVEAPVEEVPLSEPPPEVKTAAAPVNYLAVAEVVLRFLLFASAVVAVVVIVASKETVNSRDAKFNYSPALIYFVAALSVAGLYSIITTILSFYTLLKPGFCPQISSHFIIVDALLLGIVSAATGSAGAIAYTGLKGNSHLGWGKVCNVYDKFCTYVGASVAVSLFASVVLALLVLLSLYSISKKIPK; encoded by the exons ATGACCTCCTCCacagaaatcccaccagttcCGGAGCCGGAGCCGGTCGTTGAGGCTCCGGTGGAGGAAGTGCCGCTTAGTGAGCCACCACCGGAGGTGAAAACTGCAGCAGCACCGGTGAATTACCTCGCCGTAGCTGAGGTGGTGCTGCGATTTTTATTGTTTGCTTCAGCGGTGGTGGCGGTTGTGGTGATTGTTGCCAGCAAGGAAACAGTGAATTCAAGAGATGCCAAGTTCAACTACTCACCAGCTCTCAT ATACTTTGTAGCAGCACTCTCAGTTGCGGGGTTGTACAGCATCATCACCACAATCTTGTCATTTTATACTCTCCTCAAACCTGGCTTCTGCCCACAAATCTCATCTCATTTCATCATTGTTGATGCT CTACTGCTAGGAATTGTGAGCGCAGCAACTGGATCGGCAGGTGCGATTGCTTACACTGGTTTGAAGGGAAATTCTCATCTGGGATGGGGTAAAGTTTGCAATGTTTATGACAAGTTTTGTACGTACGTCGGAGCTTCCGTTGCTGTCTCGCTCTTCGCCTCGGTCGTGCTTGCTCTCCTCGTTCTCCTCTCTCTCTACTCTATCTCCAAGAAGATCCCCAAATAG